Proteins encoded in a region of the Homo sapiens chromosome 9, GRCh38.p14 Primary Assembly genome:
- the INIP gene encoding SOSS complex subunit C isoform d (isoform d is encoded by transcript variant 4), which produces MAANSSGQALHSRDPLLIRTSGITLSSSILQPNRRQLCSMLMHIHLDTSSLKTLHLGTLFFLFYLALTQNEENICDGKVTL; this is translated from the exons CATTGCACTCTCGAGACCCTCTCTTAATAAGGACTTCCGGGATCACGCTGAGCAGCAGCATATTGCAGCCCAACAGAAGGCAGCTTTGCAG CATGCTCATGCACATTCATCTGGATACTTCATCACTCAAGACTCTGCATTTGGGAACCTTATTCTTCCTGTTTTACCTCGCCTTGACCcagaatgaagaaaacatttgcGATGGAAAAGTGACTTTGTAA
- the INIP gene encoding SOSS complex subunit C isoform c (isoform c is encoded by transcript variant 3), with the protein MAANSSGQGFQNKNRVAILAELDKEKRKLLMQNQSSTNHPGASMLMHIHLDTSSLKTLHLGTLFFLFYLALTQNEENICDGKVTL; encoded by the exons gttttcaaaacaaaaatagagttgCAATCTTGGCAGAACtggacaaagagaaaagaaaactacttaTGCAGAACCAGTCTTCAACAAATCATCCTGGAGCTAG CATGCTCATGCACATTCATCTGGATACTTCATCACTCAAGACTCTGCATTTGGGAACCTTATTCTTCCTGTTTTACCTCGCCTTGACCcagaatgaagaaaacatttgcGATGGAAAAGTGACTTTGTAA
- the INIP gene encoding SOSS complex subunit C isoform b (isoform b is encoded by transcript variant 2), with product MPPSLGFQNKNRVAILAELDKEKRKLLMQNQSSTNHPGASIALSRPSLNKDFRDHAEQQHIAAQQKAALQHAHAHSSGYFITQDSAFGNLILPVLPRLDPE from the exons atgccaccaagcctgg gttttcaaaacaaaaatagagttgCAATCTTGGCAGAACtggacaaagagaaaagaaaactacttaTGCAGAACCAGTCTTCAACAAATCATCCTGGAGCTAG CATTGCACTCTCGAGACCCTCTCTTAATAAGGACTTCCGGGATCACGCTGAGCAGCAGCATATTGCAGCCCAACAGAAGGCAGCTTTGCAG CATGCTCATGCACATTCATCTGGATACTTCATCACTCAAGACTCTGCATTTGGGAACCTTATTCTTCCTGTTTTACCTCGCCTTGACCcagaatga
- the INIP gene encoding SOSS complex subunit C isoform e (isoform e is encoded by transcript variant 6) codes for MQNQSSTNHPGASIALSRPSLNKDFRDHAEQQHIAAQQKAALQHAHAHSSGYFITQDSAFGNLILPVLPRLDPE; via the exons aTGCAGAACCAGTCTTCAACAAATCATCCTGGAGCTAG CATTGCACTCTCGAGACCCTCTCTTAATAAGGACTTCCGGGATCACGCTGAGCAGCAGCATATTGCAGCCCAACAGAAGGCAGCTTTGCAG CATGCTCATGCACATTCATCTGGATACTTCATCACTCAAGACTCTGCATTTGGGAACCTTATTCTTCCTGTTTTACCTCGCCTTGACCcagaatga
- the INIP gene encoding SOSS complex subunit C isoform a (isoform a is encoded by transcript variant 1) produces the protein MAANSSGQGFQNKNRVAILAELDKEKRKLLMQNQSSTNHPGASIALSRPSLNKDFRDHAEQQHIAAQQKAALQHAHAHSSGYFITQDSAFGNLILPVLPRLDPE, from the exons gttttcaaaacaaaaatagagttgCAATCTTGGCAGAACtggacaaagagaaaagaaaactacttaTGCAGAACCAGTCTTCAACAAATCATCCTGGAGCTAG CATTGCACTCTCGAGACCCTCTCTTAATAAGGACTTCCGGGATCACGCTGAGCAGCAGCATATTGCAGCCCAACAGAAGGCAGCTTTGCAG CATGCTCATGCACATTCATCTGGATACTTCATCACTCAAGACTCTGCATTTGGGAACCTTATTCTTCCTGTTTTACCTCGCCTTGACCcagaatga